One window of the Babesia bovis T2Bo chromosome 2, whole genome shotgun sequence genome contains the following:
- a CDS encoding NEDD8 gives MQVLIKTLSGQRVPFDFEPGDTIAQVKRSIHENEPSFDLRQMRLIYSGRHLSDELTLRDYKVIPGSTIHMVLQLRGG, from the exons atgcaaGTTTTAATCAAGACATTGAGTGGTCAGCGTGTACCATTTGACTTTGAGCCTGGTGACACTATAGCTCAGGTTAAGCGCAGCATCCATGAAAATGAGC CATCATTTGATCTCCGTCAAATGCGTTTAATTTATTCTG GCCGTCATTTGAGCGACGAGTTAACACTTCGTGACTACAAGGTTATTCCCGGCTCTACCATCCACATGGTTCTCCAACTTCGCGGTGGCTAG
- a CDS encoding Ribonuclease H2 non-catalytic subunit (Ylr154p-like) family protein, with product MSDGYNVHVLPCLIKQPGDADIQGGFTDNIISLDSVSPETPLGGLSISDICGSVSRDVNFGVSGTERLSCDVYSSQYGSDPFLGKERLCTFLRGRCLRGSKLNFDAIGCRMSMVEVCNSTRQRNASSRSGLTPSYTLGELGPVESFTVWDRDSDISPLSPCLEGYKHIAVARALSDYSGERDYVEGYRPEAETSAASSPLPGQGAPH from the exons ATGTCTGATGGTTACAATGTTCATGTGTTACCATGTTTGATAAAGCAGCCTGGTGATGCTGATATTCAGGGTGGCTTTACCGACAATATCATATCTTTGGATTCAGTCAGTCCAGAAACGCCACTAG GTGGTTTAAGTATATCTGACATATGTGGATCTGTATCGCGTGACGTTAATTTCGGGGTATCTGGCACTGAACGTCTGAGTTGTGACGTATATTCATCGCAATATGGCTCCGACCCTTTTTTGGGTAAGGAGCGTTTATGTACATTTCTTCGTGGTCGTTGTTTACGTGGCAGCAAGTTGAATTTTGATGCTATTGGCTGTCGTATGTCTATGGTTGAGGTTTGTAATTCCACTCGTCAACGGAATGCGTCATCTCGTAGTGGCCTTACACCATCTTATACTCTTGGGGAATTAGGTCCTGTGGAATCATTTAC TGTCTGGGACCGTGATAGTGACATAAGTCCATTGTCTCCATGTCTTGAGGGATACAAGCACATCGCGGTAGCTCGAGCT CTGAGTGACTACTCTGGTGAGCGTGACTACGTGGAGGGATATCGTCCTGAGGCAGAAACTTCTGCAGCATCATCTCCGTTGCCTGGTCAAGGGGCTCCTCATTGA
- a CDS encoding putative integral membrane protein, translating to MDVCIKGRRCNLGRLVEAMLVGSTLLIGLDQFELLAISRPHEVGLLYTYYLGTVIMTLCLALSKGAYIRQCVIESLFCHVFATVVLYGSMYLPDGYLVVRILVTMATANLGTVLGLQLLATYSSNVTLFLALLASFYLGFRLPNMCRALDISTLGMYGMFLKETPAQPLLYAKIIACVTVVAIRYNAGFIKGKLLDNLWLNYRVYLKVNTLSNPFRRLYRDIRKNTLMWSCLANLAGLTLLLVTLPPHMILHQSPLSTSWISWLETYELWSQFIGLGVGIFLPLPIRNLTWITVILFATFLLYIIHVLVFAYFNRYLWITMDYVTPSCVILSFIAGYTLSFVARRMAAMFFVRTCLKHGDSGTKPCCNSLNQGKCFCIEQVGYHKCEPRGGAGNQSLNPPGTNHVIWLTRDESSCVTKCVPLRCRCDKANPTPDCNTCKNHEKTKLKCKTQEKEATKHKDCCCNIDKLLSGKRPPRECDKPNCITGGITVIQTSTPRIEPKPPMSNVYQCRCNPNGEGALTALCERCTKYTAKDRRCYEWIASTQSQHYMLKDAHASTCSDCDLTLILRATPIGYRGNVNCLPMPSEIKLSRGWASWNTDTDRVYLGYIDSKCPACSLVEVRPRCFIKENIMTMNSTYPNHFTIEDTYMGSCCHDGLMLKIVCRKRDMYPNLHCRLYPNKRYTVKYVYFTSAAVMKEELAELEKEKGGSAPTEAASKAADGKSSTSEKQTGSPREKGNKGDKSPKDKGQSSPDKKKKKKKEKEDKSKKPKDKLADQSQGKDTPTAPSPAKVAQATPSPRAKDAASAKATPTAPSSKGKGTTPATGTQAAPSLPTKATPTTPSPAKGKPTTSQPRNAVLSLLRQALGTPAYPSPRSRNRLMELYDELNPEKDNPLKFSGLSSLASRFSQRFPRRYLVDNKLPPTQDDDPTQTSDKQPPVKLNPLDLEDFNRCCFSIATRVFAYYHEVDGDKNPRICVDQEIKCQCGSDCRPGCCIRVNVTSEAQEKANIDRKRFVVAANFGLIYMIILALCALVEVVYRRPGLTAGYNLRMDLETLKKEVTYMGWERPINLWLYTATPESVLEMDPSINKRTEKARDMLGTILPYKLQKFEHWAQETAATEFAHYNEPGDHRLDAVKVAMLESAVIQTLRYKAKGIKQYLSKWEQRWNKELSHYHRTFIGNMKKQAFKSRAAQIAMFDPFITATEASKLHQYRVDSWNELTEEVRMSQLIRRQETEINDIDMENKDILQNVRQMLQKVWKKRMQHLLRWKAANRWLYEWSGFIKGFYELEDMWSYHDSIDWLHYESQIRGV from the coding sequence ATGGATGTCTGCATCAAGGGCAGGCGATGCAACCTCGGCAGGCTCGTTGAGGCTATGCTGGTGGGTAGCACTTTGCTAATAGGTCTGGATCAATTCGAGCTACTCGCCATCTCCCGTCCTCATGAAGTGGGATTGCTGTATACCTATTACCTCGGGACTGTTATAATGACACTGTGCCTTGCACTAAGCAAAGGGGCGTATATCCGTCAATGCGTGATTGAAAGCTTGTTTTGCCACGTGTTTGCCACGGTTGTGTTATACGGTTCAATGTACCTGCCCGATGGCTATCTCGTGGTACGCATCCTGGTGACGATGGCAACTGCCAACCTTGGTACCGTACTAGGGTTACAGCTGCTGGCGACCTACTCGAGCAACGTGACGTTGTTCCTGGCACTGCTCGCTAGCTTCTACTTGGGATTCAGGTTGCCCAATATGTGCCGTGCCCTGGATATATCTACACTTGGCATGTACGGGATGTTCCTGAAGGAGACACCCGCACAGCCACTGTTATATGCAAAGATAATAGCGTGCGTCACTGTAGTGGCTATACGTTACAATGCGGGTTTTATTAAGGGCAAGCTTCTAGACAACCTGTGGCTGAACTACCGGGTTTACCTGAAGGTAAATACTCTCAGTAACCCTTTCAGGCGCCTGTATCGTGATATAAGAAAGAATACACTCATGTGGTCCTGCCTTGCTAATCTAGCGGGTTTGACCTTGCTTCTGGTAACGCTGCCACCGCATATGATACTGCACCAGTCGCCTTTATCCACATCATGGATCTCATGGCTAGAGACCTATGAGTTGTGGTCCCAGTTTATAGGGTTGGGTGTCGGTATATTCCTACCGCTGCCAATTCGCAATTTAACGTGGATCACAGTTATACTGTTTGCCACGTTCCTGCTATATATCATCCATGTCCTGGTTTTTGCATACTTCAATCGGTACCTATGGATTACCATGGACTATGTAACTCCATCTTGCGTTATATTGTCGTTTATTGCTGGGTATACCCTTTCTTTCGTAGCACGCCGCATGGCGGCCATGTTCTTCGTGCGCACATGTCTTAAACATGGCGACAGTGGCACGAAGCCTTGTTGTAACTCTCTGAACCAGGGTAAATGCTTCTGCATTGAGCAGGTAGGATACCATAAATGCGAACCGCGTGGTGGCGCTGGCAACCAGAGCTTAAACCCACCTGGAACAAACCATGTTATATGGTTAACACGAGATGAAAGTAGCTGTGTAACAAAGTGCGTACCCTTGCGGTGTAGGTGTGATAAAGCGAATCCAACACCAGACTGCAATACATGCAAAAACCATGAAAAAACTAAACTAAAGTGCAAGACTCAAGAGAAGGAAGCAACTAAACATAAGGACTGCTGCTGCAATATCGACAAACTGTTATCAGGTAAACGACCGCCCCGTGAGTGTGACAAACCGAATTGCATCACTGGTGGAATAACAGTGATACAAACGTCGACACCCAGGATTGAGCCCAAGCCACCAATGTCGAATGTATATCAATGCCGGTGCAACCCCAATGGAGAGGGGGCATTAACTGCACTTTGCGAAAGGTGTACAAAGTACACAGCCAAAGATCGCAGGTGCTACGAATGGATCGCTTCAACTCAATCGCAGCATTATATGCTAAAGGATGCCCATGCTTCCACGTGCTCGGACTGTGATCTGACACTGATTCTAAGGGCGACACCCATAGGATACCGAGGCAATGTTAACTGCTTGCCTATGCCATCTGAAATCAAGCTTAGCAGGGGCTGGGCTAGTTGGAATACAGATACAGATCGAGTGTACCTTGGATACATAGATTCCAAGTGCCCAGCATGCTCACTTGTGGAAGTACGCCCACGATGCTTTATCAAAGAGAATATAATGACAATGAATTCCACCTACCCAAACCACTTTACCATAGAGGATACATACATGGGATCATGCTGCCACGACGGCTTAATGCTTAAGATTGTATGCCGAAAACGAGATATGTACCCCAATCTACATTGCAGACTGTACCCAAATAAGCGTTACACAGTTAAATATGTGTACTTCACCTCGGCTGCAGTGATGAAGGAGGAGTTAGCTGAGCtggaaaaggaaaaggGTGGCAGTGCACCCACTGAGGCTGCTTCTAAAGCTGCTGACGGTAAATCTAGTACCAGTGAGAAACAAACTGGATCGCCAAGAGAAAAGGGTAACAAGGGAGATAAGTCGCCCAAAGATAAAGGTCAATCGTCACCAGAtaaaaagaaaaagaaaaagaagGAGAAGGAAGATAAGTCAAAAAAACCTAAGGACAAACTAGCAGATCAATCACAAGGTAAAGATACACCGACAGCTCCATCACCAGCGAAAGTTGCACAAGCAACTCCATCGCCAAGAGCTAAAGATGCAGCGTCAGCTAAAGCTACACCGACAGCTCCATCTTCAAAAGGTAAAGGTACAACACCAGCGACAGGCACACAGGCAGCTCCATCACTACCAACTAAAGCTACACCGACAACTCCATCACCAGCTAAAGGTAAACCGACAACTTCACAACCTAGAAACGCAGTGTTAAGTCTGTTGAGACAAGCTTTAGGTACACCTGCATATCCGTCGCCACGATCAAGAAACAGACTTATGGAATTGTATGATGAATTAAATCCGGAGAAGGATAATCCACTTAAATTCAGTGGATTGTCATCGTTAGCATCACGATTCAGCCAGAGATTTCCACGTAGATATTTGGTGGATAATAAATTGCCACCGACACAGGATGACGATCCAACTCAAACATCTGATAAGCAGCCTCCAGTTAAGCTTAACCCTCTAGATTTGGAAGATTTCAACAGGTGTTGCTTCAGTATCGCCACCAGGGTTTTTGCATATTACCATGAAGTAGATGGCGATAAAAACCCGCGGATATGCGTTGATCAGGAGATAAAATGTCAATGTGGCTCGGATTGTAGACCTGGGTGTTGCATCAGGGTTAACGTAACCAGCGAAGCACAGGAAAAGGCAAATATAGATCGCAAGCGCTTTGTAGTAGCAGCTAATTTCGGCTTAATATACATGATAATACTGGCATTATGTGCACTGGTGGAGGTGGTGTATAGACGACCTGGTTTAACAGCTGGGTATAACCTAAGAATGGACCTTGAGACACTCAAGAAGGAAGTTACATACATGGGTTGGGAACGACCAATTAACCTGTGGCTATACACAGCAACACCGGAATCTGTATTGGAAATGGATCCCAGTATTAACAAACGAACGGAAAAGGCACGAGATATGTTGGGGACTATATTGCCATACAAACTGCAGAAATTCGAGCATTGGGCCCAGGAGACCGCTGCCACGGAATTTGCTCATTACAACGAGCCCGGAGACCACCGGTTAGATGCAGTGAAGGTAGCAATGCTAGAGAGTGCTGTCATACAGACACTGAGGTACAAGGCCAAAGGTATTAAACAATACCTGTCCAAATGGGAACAAAGATGGAACAAGGAATTGTCACATTACCACAGGACATTTATAggaaatatgaaaaaacAAGCTTTCAAATCACGAGCAGCACAAATAGCAATGTTCGATCCCTTTATTACAGCCACAGAAGCCAGTAAGCTGCACCAATACAGAGTTGATAGCTGGAATGAATTAACAGAAGAAGTGAGGATGTCACAACTTATACGCAGGCAAGAGACTGAGATAAATGATATTGATATGGAAAACAAAGATATACTGCAAAATGTAAGACAAATGTTACAGAAGGTCTGGAAAAAACGAATGCAACACCTGTTGCGCTGGAAGGCAGCTAACCGATGGCTCTACGAATGGTCAGGGTTCATAAAAGGATTCTACGAACTAGAAGACATGTGGTCGTACCACGATAGTATAGACTGGCTCCATTATGAATCACAAATAAGAGGTGTGTAA
- a CDS encoding pre-mRNA processing ribonucleoprotein (Prp31) C terminal domain family protein codes for MASLVDSFLDDLEELEREEEESERAENNRTQISELCESDDDAPIIDAVEEYFSSVSNPHFVFSKKVNDPKLNGLLEKVRQLALEKDWSHSELTLIEECNQAVQEIDNEIINIYNYVRDIYSKRFPKLESIVYSPLDYIAVVRRAQNEMDFTKVTLSDILPNTMVMAITVAATTSSGSYLSSHVLKEVLAACNEGMILADFRNDILVYLETRMALLAPNVSAIIGTALAARLITQAGGLTTLAKMPSQNIMLVGGNRKGTVVPGVIYSCDIIQNAPSAVKHRAVKLVSGKLSLAAKIDMFKEATDGSMGAEYRNMIEQALQKAQEPPPAPLKKSLPVPEERKSTKRGGKRLRKAKERLAVSEFRKYANRLKFGEEAEEEYGLESGDGFGMLGKHTGYGKLRLQHKQQKLQLPKKRQIAIQSSGATNGMSSSLVFTPLQGIELCNPEAAKPAPKKKNAILDNSGGFFKVGNNAK; via the exons ATG GCTTCCCTAGTCGATTCGTTTTTAGATGACCTTGAGGAACTAGAGCGAGAAGAGGAAGAAAGCGAACGTGCAGAGAACAATAGGACCCAGATATCGGAACTATGCGAATCGGATGATGATGCTCCCATTATAGACGCCGTGGAGGAGTATTTTTCCTCAGTTAGTAACCCGCACTTTGTCTTCTCAAAGAAGGTCAATGACCCCAAGCTAAACGGGTTACTGGAG AAAGTAAGGCAGCTTGCACTGGAGAAGGATTGGAGCCACTCCGAATTGACATTGATAGAGGAATGCAACCAGGCGGTACAAGAGATTGACAATGAAATtataaacatatacaactaTGTCAGAGATATCTACTCGAAAAGGTTCCCCAAACTGGAGTCTATTGTGTACTCCCCTTTGGACTACATCGCAGTTGTTAGGAGAGCACAAAATGAAATG GACTTCACAAAGGTCACTCTAAGTGACATCTTGCCAAATACCATGGTCATGGCAATTACAGTGGCGGCAACCACTTCATCGGGGTCATACCTGTCATCACATGTACTAAAAGAG GTACTTGCAGCGTGTAACGAGGGGATGATACTGGCAGACTTCAGGAATGAC ATATTGGTATACCTAGAAACACGAATGGCGCTTTTGGCGCCAAATGTCAGTGCGATCATTGGCACTGCCCTTGCAGCCAGGTTGATCACGCAGGCTGGTGGGCTGACCACGCTGGCCAAAATGCCATCGCAGAATATAATGCTCGTTGGGGGCAACAGGAAGGGTACAGTGGTACCAGGGGTAATATACTCCTGCGATATCATACAAAACGCACCTTCGGCGGTGAAGCACCGCGCTGTAAAGCTAGTATCGGGGAAATTGTCACTTGCAGCCAAGATTGATATGTTCAAGGAAGCCACAGACGGAAGTATGGGCGcggaatatcgcaatatgaTAGAGCAGGCATTGCAGAAG GCACAGGAGCCACCACCAGCACCtctaaagaaatcactgCCGGTACCCGAAGAACGCAAGTCCACCAAACGTGGAGGAAAACGATTAAGAAAGGCTAAGGAAAGACTAGCAGTCAGCGAGTTTAGGAAGTATGCAAATAGACTAAAGTTTGGAGAGGAAGCAGAAGAGGAATATGGCCTCGAAAGTG GTGATGGCTTCGGAATGCTAGGAAAACATACAGGATATGGAAAGCTAAGATTGCAACATAAACAGCAGAAACTACAATTGC CGAAGAAACGGCAAATAGCAATACAAAGCAGCGGCGCCACCAATGGAATGTCGTCATCACTAGTGTTCACACCACTACAAG GCATCGAGTTGTGTAACCCAGAGGCGGCAAAACCAGCGCCAAAGAAAAAAAATGCAATCCTAGACAACTCGGGAGGATTCTTCAAAGTTGGCAATAATGCCAAGTAG
- a CDS encoding PPP4R2 family protein: MLKLESLLWKAVPRDEELEKLQGDLKGGPKETSGELYRRIVERTADAVCQADVLDSPVELNTESVLMLEDIAATGTCRYPWPVVKVLLLVVWSRLFDQIYEQEKQCSTDSMDSMDYAEERRSLLATLNKFECEPLTLQRLCEIPINQPYKRVDNLMHAYRRVLLVRQMLPEEIERSDGVHKDTGVEMEAILEKVATSGASWTKALDNPERRAWDEDSWMGLWEDTDNPKLGPLKRSLEV; encoded by the coding sequence ATGTTGAAACTAGAGTCACTGCTGTGGAAGGCAGTGCCTAGGGACGAGGAGTTGGAGAAGTTACAGGGTGATCTTAAAGGTGGCCCCAAGGAAACTAGTGGTGAGCTGTATCGCCGCATTGTGGAGCGCACTGCAGACGCTGTGTGCCAAGCTGACGTCCTGGATTCACCGGTTGAGCTCAATACTGAGAGCGTGCTTATGCTAGAGGATATCGCAGCCACGGGTACCTGCCGCTACCCGTGGCCAGTAGTGAAGGTGCTGCTACTGGTAGTCTGGAGCAGGTTATTCGACCAGATATACGAGCAGGAGAAACAGTGCAGCACTGACTCAATGGACTCCATGGACTACGCTGAGGAACGACGGTCACTCCTGGCTACGCTGAACAAGTTTGAATGCGAGCCCCTGACTCTACAGCGACTGTGTGAAATACCAATCAACCAACCCTATAAACGGGTAGACAACCTTATGCACGCCTACAGAAGGGTGCTTCTGGTTAGGCAGATGCTGCCCGAGGAGATAGAAAGGTCAGATGGCGTTCACAAGGACACTGGCGTGGAAATGGAGGCTATACTAGAGAAAGTGGCCACCAGCGGCGCTTCCTGGACTAAAGCCCTGGACAACCCAGAACGACGCGCCTGGGATGAAGATTCATGGATGGGACTCTGGGAAGACACTGACAATCCTAAGCTAGGTCCACTGAAGCGGTCACTGGAAGTATAA
- a CDS encoding casein kinase superfamily member: MLSAMEEDVDDWQDLSVDSDDAMKWIPWFISLDGHEFLLEVEESFIQDQFNLCGLKSMKNYDSAMEMILGYAPTEEVFMDASFLQLYRCASDLYGMIHARFITSPMGLQLMKEKFQQGVFGHCPRVRCQRQNVLPVGFSDTLHNHRIKKYCPRCQEAYLFKSNEAHAEIDGAFIGRSFPHIFLLSFPHLIPKDPPQPYIPRIFGFRVHKINSLIKIKLDNGEFGASPSIKHESQYLSQIEDDSDT, translated from the exons ATGTTGAGCGCCATGGAGGAGGATGTGGACGATTGGCAAGACCTTTCGGTGGACAGTGACGATGCTATGAAATGGATTCCTTGGTTCATATCACTTGACGGCCATGAATTTCTTTTGGAG GTGGAAGAATCTTTTATTCAGGATCAATTTAACTTATGTGGTCTTAAGTCTATGAAGAACTATGACAGTGCCATGGAGATGATTCTAGGTTATGCTCCTACTGAGGAAGTTTTCATGGATGCTTCGTTTTTACAGCTTTATCGTTGTGCTAGTGACCTTTATGGTATGATTCATGCTCGTTTTATTACGTCACCCATGGGTCTTCAGctgatg AAAGAGAAGTTTCAGCAGGGTGTATTTGGTCACTGTCCTCGTGTTCGTTGTCAGCGTCAGAACGTTTTACCTGTTGGTTTCAGTGACACGTTACACAACCACCGCATTAAGAAGTATTGTCCTCGTTGTCAGGAGGCTTATTTATTTAAATCTAATGAGGCTCATGCTGAGATTGACGGTGCTTTTATCGGTCGTTCATTTCCTCatatatttttgttatCATTTCCTCATTTGATTCCTAAGGACCCGCCTCAACCGTATATACCTCGTATATTTGGTTTTCGTGTGCACAAGATAAATTCTTTGATCAAGATAAAGCTTGACAAT ggtGAGTTTGGTGCTTCTCCATCGATCAAGCACGAATCGCAATATTTATCACAAATAGAGGATGATAGTGACACATGA
- a CDS encoding TLD family protein: MERHEDMQQAPGSFRQLVAVSRAQQSVPTDTNTRTCTDQIIFNEVCHYCIVGVPVLGRLTLTSESLTFEPDARDATVKERGCSYYQVHIDLTSIAECGLIGVSSDDLSSYDGGNMHCNGLLQILLKSRTKECSGAQATDSSTAVTEEIAPNDKEKERKNMSYVMQGISKLSYVANMAGFSMTPRLPPEKPVQQAFPTKVFVVFAFFQKEVAHKCTLALMEAIDAARFREIQHPTRHRISSVPFASNALLEMLTQSYRGDEQESTQIRRRRSHETSTKKSNKKETASDHAIGIAKCESELRERVERASRILKADMVSQLVDNLPPTLAIRDWELTFKTSHDGVSFSTLYKKLENHDDCLMVIKDDRGGVFGAFTGHIGISYKFYGTAHTFVFKFVDGRLKVYRSKGNNKCYVYSNENAIVIGGGANSALSLHEAFQSGTTATCETFGNEPLSESFVFNVDEMEVWTFGNYLV, translated from the coding sequence ATGGAGCGTCATGAAGATATGCAGCAGGCACCCGGGAGCTTCCGGCAACTGGTAGCCGTATCTCGTGCACAGCAAAGTGTGCCAACAGATACAAATACACGAACTTGTACCGACCAGATAATATTCAATGAGGTGTGCCACTACTGTATAGTAGGAGTCCCAGTATTAGGACGATTGACATTAACCAGTGAATCGCTAACATTCGAACCTGATGCAAGAGATGCTACTGTTAAAGAACGAGGATGCAGCTACTACCAAGTACATATTGACCTCACAAGCATAGCGGAATGTGGACTTATAGGAGTATCGTCAGACGACCTGAGTTCATATGATGGCGGGAATATGCATTGCAACGGCCTGTTGCAAATACTCCTAAAATCACGTACTAAAGAATGTTCAGGAGCACAAGCTACGGATAGCAGTACTGCAGTCACCGAGGAAATTGCTCCAAACGATAAAGAAAAGGAACGCAAGAATATGAGCTATGTTATGCAGGGTATTTCCAAACTATCGTACGTGGCAAACATGGCAGGATTCTCCATGACACCACGATTACCACCGGAAAAACCAGTGCAACAAGCATTCCCAACAAAAGTATTTGTAGTATTCGCATTCTTCCAAAAGGAAGTTGCACATAAATGTACATTAGCACTCATGGAAGCCATAGATGCAGCACGATTCCGAGAGATCCAGCATCCAACCAGGCATAGGATATCTAGCGTGCCGTTTGCCTCAAACGCACTGCTAGAGATGCTGACGCAAAGTTATAGAGGCGATGAACAGGAATCCACACAAATACGCAGACGAAGGTCACATGAAACTAGTACCAAAAAAAGTAATAAAAAAGAAACTGCATCAGATCATGCAATCGGTATAGCAAAATGTGAAAGTGAGTTGCGAGAGCGCGTTGAACGCGCTTCAAGGATACTCAAGGCTGATATGGTAAGCCAACTAGTAGATAACCTGCCACCAACACTGGCCATACGAGACTGGGAACTAACTTTCAAAACATCGCATGACGGAGTGTCGTTCAGTACACTATATAAAAAGTTGGAAAACCACGATGATTGCCTGATGGTCATCAAAGATGACCGAGGTGGAGTCTTCGGCGCATTCACAGGACATATTGGAATATCATACAAGTTCTATGGAACCGCCCATACATTCGTATTCAAGTTTGTTGATGGGAGACTCAAGGTATACAGGTCCAAAGGAAACAATAAGTGCTATGTATACTCTAACGAAAATGCAATCGTCATCGGTGGAGGTGCTAATTCAGCACTGTCCTTGCACGAAGCATTCCAAAGCGGTACTACCGCCACTTGCGAAACTTTCGGAAACGAGCCGCTGTCGGAGTCGTTCGTATTCAACGTAGACGAGATGGAAGTGTGGACCTTCGGGAACTACCTCGTGTAA
- a CDS encoding peptidyl-prolyl cis-trans isomerase cyclophilin-type family protein, whose product MVQTGDPTGTGHGGESIYGECFENEIVSRLKFRYRGLVGMANTGGKRTNGSQFFITLERADCLNGKYTLFGKIEGNTVYNLIKIGQSEVNPNTDRPKNPPRITHVEVVNNPFPDIQPRLIAHSELTDEEDVPVKPAPSAVKKKCLLSFDDGGYSDEEKATVALPRVKSAHELLSDPKLSRESVTVEHVSEPSEDEGSSSDHSVDMPVPVEQGTANDRKREIALLESELRRGDKVGIVGHDGVKYLTRKEQRKSGSKTDTMARFTQFTKRLSEISRNTSLLSKEGTETDEDLADGSWFAGRKLQFSVDSVKAYEADAGKDTLTVFDPLGDKDNRLEFIANLKRKRQKGHTTGDNLDSSRW is encoded by the exons ATGGTACAAACCGGCGATCCTACAGGAACTGGTCACG GAGGTGAATCTATCTATGGAGAATGCTTCGAGAATGAGATTGTATCTAGACTTAAGTTCCGTTATCGCG GCCTTGTTGGCATGGCAAACACTGGTGGCAAACGTACCAATGGCAGTCAGTTTTTCATTACATTAG AACGCGCTGACTGTTTGAATGGCAAGTACACTTTATTTGGGAAGATAGAGGGGAACACTGTTTACAACTTAATTAAGATTGGCCAATCCGAGGTTAATCCCAATACCGACCGTCCTAAAAACCCACCTCGCATAACACATGTTGAGGTTGTGAATAACCCATTTCCTGATATCCAACCCCGATTAATCGCCCATTCCGAGCTGACTGATGAAGAGGACGTCCCCGTTAAACCAGCGCCTAGTGCTGTGAA GAAGAAATGCTTACTTTCTTTTGACGATGGTGGTTACAGTGATGAGGAAAAAGCCACTGTGGCATTGCCACGTGTGAAAAGTGCCCACGAGCTACTATCTGATCCGAAGCTCTCTCGGGAGAGCGTCACTGTGGAGCATGTTTCCGAACCCAGTGAGGATGAGGGCTCTAGCAGTGACCACAGTGTTGATATGCCAGTGCCTGTGGAGCAGGGAACTGCAAACGATCGTAAGCGTGAAATAGCGTTACTGGAATCTGAATTGCGTCGTGGCGACAAAGTTGGTATCGTTGGCCACGACGGTGTCAAGTACTTGACACGCAAGGAGCAACGTAAAAGTGGCAGTAAAACGGATACAATGGCACGGTTTACCCAATTTACCAAGCGACTGTCCGAGATATCTAGGAATACCTCGCTTTTATCCAAGGAAGGTACTGAAACCGATGAGG ACCTTGCTGACGGATCTTGGTTTGCCGGTCGGAAATTACAATTTTCCGTTGATTCCGTGAAG GCATACGAAGCCGACGCTGGGAAGGATACG CTGACTGTGTTTGACCCTCTGGGTGACAAGGACAACCGCTTAGAGTTCATTGCCAATTTGAAGCGTAAG CGTCAGAAGGGTCACACCACGGGGGACAATTTAGACAGTTCGCGCTGgtag